A stretch of DNA from Longimicrobium terrae:
CCGCATCCTGCAGGTGCTGACCAACCTGCTGAGCAACGCGGTCAAGTTTTCCCCCCCCGGCGGCGAGGTCACCGTCACCACCGAGGCGCGCGAGGGCGAGGTGCTGTTCCGCGTGGTGGACCAGGGGCGCGGGATTCCCGAAGACCGGCTGGACGCCATCTTCGAGCGCTTTCAGCAGGTGGACTCGTCCGACGCGCGCGAAAAGGGCGGCACCGGGCTGGGCTTGGCCATCTGCCGCAGCATCGTTCAGCAGCACGGCGGGCGCATCTGGGTGGAAAGCGAGATGGGAAAGGGAAGCACCTTCCTGTTCACCCTTCCCACGCAGACGCCCGGGATCCCCGCCCCCCTTCCCGCGCCGGAGCCCGCGCCGGTTCAGGCCGCGGAGCCCGAGGACCAGGGCGAAGGGCCGCTGATTCTGGTGTGCGACGACGATCCCGCCTTTCTGGCGTCGGTGCGGGAGATCCTACACGGGTGGGGCTATCGTACTACGGGGGTGACGGACGGCGACGCGGCGGTACGCGAGGCGGCGCGGGTGCGCCCCCGCGCCATCCTGCTGGACATGATGATGCCGGGAATGAACGGCTCCGAAACGCTGCGGGCGCTGCGCTCGCGGCCGGAAACGGCCGACATTCCCGTGGTCATTCTGAGCGCGCTCAAGCCCATGCCGCGGGTGCGCGAGCACGCCGAGGTGGCGGGGTGGGTGGAGAAGCCGTTTGAGGACAGCGGGCTGCTTCATGCACTGGAGGAAGCCGTGGCGCGGCGGGCGCGTCCCCGCCGGGTGCTGCTGGTGGAGGACGACGCCGACCTGGCCGGCGTGCTGGTGGAGATGTTCGGCCGGCACGGCATCGAGGCGATGCACGCGTCCACCGGGGTGGAGGCGGTGTCGCTCAGCCGCACCCAGCCGCCCGACATGATCGTGCTGGACCTGGGGCTGCCGCACGGCGACGGCTTCTGGGTGGTGGAGCGGCTGCGCGACCAGGGTGGCCGGGGCGTACCCCTCGTCGTCTACTCCGCGCGCGAGCTGGATGAGGAGGAACGCGGCCGCCTTCGCCTGGGCCGCACCGAGTTCGTGACCAAGGGCCGCGTGGCGCCGGAAGAGTTCGAGCGCCGCGTGGTGACCCTGCTGAACCAGATCGCCCCCGTGGGGCGCGCCGAGGAAACCGATGAGCCACACCATACTGCTGGTTGACGACGAGGACGACATCCGCGAGGTGGCGCAGCTGTCGCTGGAAATGACCGCGGGGTGGGAGGTTCACGCCGCGGGCTCCGGGGCGGAGGGGATCCGCAAGGCGCGCGAGCTGCGCCCCGAGGCCATTCTGCTGGACGTGATGATGCCGGAGATGGACGGCCCCGACACGGTCCGCGCCCTGCGCGCGGATCCGGAAACGGCGGACATCCCCATCATTCTGCTGACCGCCAAGGTGCAGCAGGCCGACCGGCGCCGCTTTGACGACCTGGGCGTGTCGGGAGTGCTCAACAAGCCGTTCGATCCCATGACGCTGGCGGACCAGGTGGCCGCGGTCCTCGGATGGTGAGCCGCATTCCCCGATGACGTACCTTCTTGCCGCCGGTCTCCCGCCGGACGTTCCCGGCTGGCTGGCGCGCCGCCTTTCCGGCGCGTCCGTGCAGACCGCCGCCACCTCCGCCGAAACGGCGGAGGCGCTGGCGCACGACCGGCCCACGCTGCTGGCGGTGGATGCCGCGCTGCTGGACGACCTCCTGGTCACCACGCTCACGCGCGGGCCGGAGCCGCCGCCGCTGCTGGTGCTGCTGCCGCCCGGCGCGCCCCCCGCGCCGCTGGCGGAGGCGCTGTCGCGGCTGCGCCCCGCGCGCATCCTGTACCATCCGCTGGACCGTGAGGCGCTGGCCCGCGAGGCCGCCGCCCTCCTGGGCGTGGCCGCGGCGCCGCCCACCACCAGCGGCTCGCCGCGCGGGTCGCTGGGCGCAGCCGTCGCCGGGGTGTGGCAGCGCTTTCGCGAGCCGGTGCTGCGCCGGGTGGATTCGCTGGAAGAAGCGGCCATGGGGCTGCTGGAAGGGCGTCTGGACGCCGAGACCCGCCGCGCGGCGGAGCGGGAAGCGCACAAGCTGGCCGGATCGGTGGGCACCTTCGGCTTTGGCGAGGCGTCGCGGCTGTCGCGCGAGGCGGAGACGCTCCTGGCCGGCCCCGGCGTGCTGGGCCAGGCGGACGCGCTGCGGCTGGCGGACCTGGCCGTTTCCATCCGCCGCGAACTGATGGCGGAGCCCGCGACGCCGGGCGGTATGGAGGACCCTCGCGCGGGAGCTTCCCCGGAGGAGGCGCGCGGGCCGCTGCTGCTGATCGTGGACGAGGACCGGGAAATGGCGGAGCGGCTGGCCATGGAAGCGTCCGGCCGGGGGATGCGCACGCTGGTCGCCCACGGCGCGGCGGAGGCGCAGGCCTGCCTGCCGCGCCGCCCCGACGCCGCCGTGCTGGGGCTGCCCCCCTCGGACGGCACGCTCAACCTGCTGCGCGCGCTCAGCGAGCAGGAGCCCTCCGTACCCACCATCGTCCTCACCGGGAGCGACGACTTCGCCGACCGGGTGGAGGTGGCGCGCCACGGCGGACGCGGGTTCCTGCGCAAGCCGCAGCCGCCCGCGCGCGTGGTGGACGCGGTGGAGCCGCTGCTGCGCCGGGCGCGGGAGCGCGAAACGGTGCTGGCGGTGGATGACGATCCGTCCATCCTGGAAGGCGTGCGCCACGTGCTCTCCCCCGAGGCGGAGGTGCGCACGCTGCAGGACCCGCTGGGCTTCTGGGAGGCGCTGGAATCCGCCTCGCCGGACCTGGTGCTGCTGGACGTGGACATGCCGGCCGTGAGCGGGCTGGAGCTGTGCCGCGTGCTGCGCAACGACCCGCGCTGGCAGTCCGTCCCCATCGTCTTTCTCACGTCGCGGACGGACGCGGACACCGTGGCGCGCGTGTTCGCCGCCGGCGCGGACGACTTCGTGGCCAAGCCGTTCGTGGGGCCGGAACTGGCCGCGCGCATCCGCAACCGGCTGGAGCGCGTGCGCCTGCAGCGCAGCATGGCGGAAACCGATCCGCTGACCGGGGTGGCCAACCGCCGCGGATCGGAGGAAGTGCTGGAGCGCCTCCTTCGCCTGGCGGCCGCGCAGGACGAGCCGTTCGCGCTGGGGGTGGTGGACCTGGACCTGTTCAAGGCCGTCAACGACCAGCGCGGCCACGCCGCCGGCGACGAGGTCCTGGCACGCGTGGGCCGTCTGTTGCAGAAGCGCTTCCGCTCCGAGGACGTGGTGGCGCGCTGGGGGGGCGAGGAGTTCGTGGTGGGAATGTACGGAATGGACCGGGCGGACGGGGTGCAGCGGCTGGCCGAGGCGCTGGA
This window harbors:
- a CDS encoding response regulator — translated: MSHTILLVDDEDDIREVAQLSLEMTAGWEVHAAGSGAEGIRKARELRPEAILLDVMMPEMDGPDTVRALRADPETADIPIILLTAKVQQADRRRFDDLGVSGVLNKPFDPMTLADQVAAVLGW
- a CDS encoding response regulator; translation: MTYLLAAGLPPDVPGWLARRLSGASVQTAATSAETAEALAHDRPTLLAVDAALLDDLLVTTLTRGPEPPPLLVLLPPGAPPAPLAEALSRLRPARILYHPLDREALAREAAALLGVAAAPPTTSGSPRGSLGAAVAGVWQRFREPVLRRVDSLEEAAMGLLEGRLDAETRRAAEREAHKLAGSVGTFGFGEASRLSREAETLLAGPGVLGQADALRLADLAVSIRRELMAEPATPGGMEDPRAGASPEEARGPLLLIVDEDREMAERLAMEASGRGMRTLVAHGAAEAQACLPRRPDAAVLGLPPSDGTLNLLRALSEQEPSVPTIVLTGSDDFADRVEVARHGGRGFLRKPQPPARVVDAVEPLLRRARERETVLAVDDDPSILEGVRHVLSPEAEVRTLQDPLGFWEALESASPDLVLLDVDMPAVSGLELCRVLRNDPRWQSVPIVFLTSRTDADTVARVFAAGADDFVAKPFVGPELAARIRNRLERVRLQRSMAETDPLTGVANRRGSEEVLERLLRLAAAQDEPFALGVVDLDLFKAVNDQRGHAAGDEVLARVGRLLQKRFRSEDVVARWGGEEFVVGMYGMDRADGVQRLAEALEVLREERFHAGGESFSITMSGGVADFPSDGRDLPTLYRAADAAMYQAKSAGRDRIVPSGWRPEHGEGPRAVDVLVVEDDPAIARLLQHALETRGYRHEWVASGERAAAMLTGDNPELRARAVLLDVDLPGLDGHGVLRRLAEARLLDRTRVIMLTVRTHEAEVVRALELGAWDHVSKPFSVPVLLQRIRRALRA